The Rhodococcus sp. ABRD24 genome contains the following window.
CCTTCAAGTAGTCGACGACCGAACACATACTCCCGATCTTTTCGAAGACCAGATACCGAGAGCAGGAAAAACATGGCGGAGCTGACGATCTCCTCCGACGAGATCCGTAGCGCGATCGAGAACTACACCGCGAGCTACTCACCGGAGGCCTCCCGCGAGGAGGTCGGCACGGTGTCCGACACCAGCGACGGCATCGCTCACATCACCGGCCTCCCGTCGGCGATGGCCAACGAGCTGCTGGAGTTCCCGGGCGGTGTGCTCGGCGTGGCGCTGAACCTGGACGCCACCGAGATCGGTGCGGTCGTCCTCGGTGACTACGAGCACATCGAAGAGGGCCAGGAAGTCAAGCGGACCGGGGACGTTCTGTCCGTTCCGGTCGGCGACGCCTACCTGGGTCGCGTCGTGGACCCGCTGGGTCGTCCGATCGACGGCCTCGGCGAGATCGAGACCACCGAGACCCGTGCACTCGAGCTGCAGGCCGCGTCGGTGCTCGAGCGTCAGCCCGTCGAGGAGCCGCTGCAGACCGGTATCAAGGCGATCGACGCCATGACCCCGATCGGTCGCGGACAGCGTCAGCTCGTCATCGGCGACCGTAAGACCGGCAAGACCGCGGTCTGCGTCGACGCCATCCTGAACCAGAAGGCCAACTGGGCGACCGGTGACCCGAAGCAGCAGGTCCGCTGCATCTACGTCGCCATCGGCCAGAAGGGCTCCACCATCGCCGGCGTCAAGCAGGCGCTCGAGGAGCAGGGCGCGATGGAGTACACCACCATCGTCGCTGCCCCGGCCTCCGACTCCGCCGGCTTCAAGTGGCTGGCCCCTTACACCGGTTCGGCCATCGGCCAGCACTGGATGTACCAGGGCAAGCACGTCCTCATCGTGTTCGACGATCTGACCAAGCAGGCCGAGGCGTACCGCGCGATCTCCCTGCTGTTGCGTCGTCCGCCGGGACGTGAGGCCTACCCCGGTGACGTCTTCTACTTGCACTCCCGTCTGTTGGAGCGTTCGGCCAAGCTGTCCGACGAACTCGGCGGCGGTTCGCTGACGGCCCTGCCGATCATCGAGACCAAGGCCAACGACGTCTCGGCGTACATCCCGACCAACGTCATCTCCATCACCGACGGCCAGGTCTTCCTCGAGTCCGACCTGTTCAACAAGGGCATCCGCCCCGCGATCAACGTCGGTATCTCGGTTTCCCGAGTCGGTGGCGCCGCGCAGACCAAGGGCATGAAGAAGGTGTCCGGTTCGCTTCGTCTGGAGCTGGCTCAGTTCCGCGAGCTCGAGGCCTTCTCGGCCTTCGCCTCGGATCTGGACGCCGCTTCGAAGGCTCAGCTCGAGCGCGGCCAGCGTCTGGTCGAGCTGCTCAAGCAGGATCAGTACTCGCCGATTGCAGTCGAGGACCAGATCGTTTCGATCTACCTCGCCGGCGAGGGCGTATTCGACTCCGTTCCCGTTGCCGACGTGCGTCGCTTCGAGTCCGAGCTCCTCGAGGACCTGCACCGCAATGCTGACGGCGTCTACGAGTCGATCAAGGGCGGCAAGGCCCTCGACGCGGATTCGACCGCGGCTCTCATGGCTGCGACCGACAAGTTCAAGCAGGGCTTCCTTGCGTCTGACGGAAGCCGTGTCGTGAACGAACCTGAGGCCGAGGCTCTCGATGCCTCCGAGGTCGGCCAGGAGAAGGTCACCGTCAAGCGCACTACTGTCAGCAAGTGAGCGTGGACCTCATGACTCAGCGTCACCCGAAGGGAGAGTGATCGATCGATGGCAAGCATCCGCGAACTGCGTTCTCGCATCAAGTCGGTCAACTCGACCAAGAAGATCACCAAGGCGCAGGAACTGATCGCGACCTCGCGCATCACGAAGGCACAGGCCCGGGTTGCGGCGTCCAAGCCGTACGCGGAGGAGATCACCAAGGTGCTCTCGGAGCTGGCGAGTGCGTCGGAGTCGCTCGATCACCCGTTGCTCAACGAGCGGGAGAACCCGAAGCGTGCCGCCGTGCTGGTCGTCACGAGTGACCGCGGTATGTGTGGCGGTTACAACTCCAACGCTCTCAAGGAGGCGGAGGAGCTGTTCCAGCTGCTGCGCTCCGAGGGCAAGGAACCTGTGATCTACGTGCTCGGCTCAAAGGGTCTCGGCTACTACACCTTCCGCGGACGTAACGTCGGTGGGGCGTGGACCGGCTTCTCCCAGGCGCCTGGATATGCGGATGCCGCCAAGGCGAGCCGTCACCTGGTCGAACTGTTCATGGCCGGTTCCGGTGCCGAGGTCGAGGCCCCGAACGGGGAAGGCACGATCGAGGGCGTCGACGAGCTTCACATCGTCTACACCCGTTTCGTTTCGATGCTCACCCAGAAGCCGGAAGTCCGGCGGATGGCCCCGCTCGAGGTCGACTACACCGAGGACCACATCGAGTTGGGCGAGGACATCCTGTCCAACGGTCAGCACGAGGGCAAGCCGGGACCGACGGCGGTGTACAACTTCGAGCCCGAGGCTGGGACGCTTCTGTCGGCACTCCTGCCGAAGTACGTCAGCACGCGTATCTACTCGGCTCTGCTGGACTCCGCCGCCTCGGAGTCGGCCGCCCGTCGTACCGCGATGAAGGCCGCGACGGACAATGCGAACGAACTGGTGAACACCCTGAGCCGTCAGGCAAACCAGGCTCGCCAGGCCCAGATCACCCAGGAAATCAGCGAGATCGTCGGTGGCGCGAACGCGCTGGCCTCGAGCGCAGGAAGTGACTAGCACATGACCGCAGCAGTAACCCAAACCAACGCGAACGGCGCGGACACAACGTCCGGCCGGGTCGTGCGGGTCATCGGTCCCGTTGTGGACGTTGAGTTCCCGCGCGGCCATGTTCCCGACCTGTTCAACGCCCTGCACTCGGAGGTCACTCTTCCGTCCGTGGCGAAGACGCTGACCCTCGAGGTCGCCCAGCACCTGGGCGACCACCTGGTGCGCACCGTCTCGATGCAGCCGACTGACGGTTTGGTCCGTGGCGCTGCCGTGACCGACACGGGTAAGCCGATCTCGGTTCCCGTCGGCGACGTCGTCAAGGGCCACGTGTTCAACGCTCTCGGTGACTGCCTCGACACTCCGGGCCTTGGCCGCGACGGCGAGCAGTGGGGCATCCACCGCAAGCCCCCGGCCTTCGATCAGCTCGAAGGAAAGACCGAGATCCTCGAGACCGGCATCAAGGTCATCGACCTGCTTACCCCGTACGTCAAGGGCGGCAAGATCGGTCTGTTCGGTGGTGCCGGCGTCGGCAAGACCGTTCTGATCCAGGAGATGATCACCCGTATCGCCCGCGAGTTCTCCGGAACCTCTGTGTTCGCGGGCGTCGGCGAGCGTACTCGTGAGGGCACGGACCTCCACCTGGAAATGGAAGAGATGGGCGTGCTCCAAGACACCGCCCTTGTCTTCGGCCAGATGGACGAGCCGCCGGGAACTCGTATGCGCGTCGCCCTGTCCGCGCTGACCATGGCGGAGTACTTCCGCGATGTGCAGGGGCAGGACGTGCTGCTGTTCATCGACAACATCTTCCGGTTCACCCAGGCCGGTTCCGAGGTCTCGACCCTGCTGGGTCGTATGCCTTCGGCCGTGGGTTACCAGCCGACGCTGGCCGATGAGATGGGTGAGCTGCAGGAGCGCATCACCTCGACCCGTGGCCGTTCGATCACCTCGCTGCAGGCGATCTACGTCCCCGCCGACGACTACACCGACCCGGCGCCGGCCACCACGTTCGCGCACCTCGATGCGACCACCGAGCTCTCGCGTCCGATTTCGCAGATGGGTATCTACCCGGCTGTGGACCCGCTGACGTCGACCTCCCGCATCCTGGAGCCCGGCATCGTCGGTGCCGAGCACTTCCGTGTCGCGAACGAGGTCAAGCGGATCCTGCAGAAGTACAAGGAGCTGCAGGACATCATCGCCATTCTCGGTATGGACGAGCTTCAGGAAGAGGACAAGGTTCTCGTCGGGCGTGCCCGTCGTATCCAGAAGTTCCTCGGCCAGAACTTCATCGTCGCCGAGAAGTTCACCGGCGAGCCCGGCTCGGTGGTGCCGCTGCGCGACACCATCGAGGCGTTCGACCGCGTCTGCAAGGGCGAGTTCGATCACCTGCCCGAGCAGGCGTTCAACAGCTGTGGCGGACTCGACGACGTCGAGGCCGCTGCCAAGAAGATCGCCGGAAAGTAGACCGACATGGCTGAGATGACCGTTGAACTCGTTGCCGTCGAGCAGCGACTCTGGTCTGGATCGGCGAAGCTCGTCAGCGCCCAGACGACCGAGGGTGAGATCGGCGTCATGCCCGGGCATGAGCCGGTCCTCGGCCAGCTGGTGGAAGGCGGCGTGGTTGCGATCACGACTGTCGATGGTGCGCGCGTGGTTGCGGCCGTGCACGGCGGTTTCCTCTCGGTGACCGCCACCACGGTGACGATCCTGGCCGAGTCGGCAGACATGGCGGAGGACGTCGACGTCGAGGCGGCCAAGGCCGTGCTCGCGGAGACGCATGACGACCTCGAAGCGATTGCGGTCGCAAAGGGTCAGCTGCGTGCGGTCGAGCGCGCCTAGTCAGTCCACGAGCCGCGACGGAGCCGACAAGTAGTGACGATCGGGATGGTTGTTCTCATCATTCTGGTTGTGCTGCTTGCGGTCTTCGTCGCGGCTTTCGTGTATCGGCTGACGGTCTTGCGTCGCGGCGGAACGGCCGCGATCCTGCGCATCACCCCCGCGGCCCCCGGGAGCGGGTGGAGGCACGGCGTCGTGCGCTACGGCGAAGGGTCCCTCGTCTTCTTCAAGCTGTCGAGTTTGCGTCCCGGACCGGACACGCGGATGAATCGACAGGGGATCGAGGTCGGCGTCCGACGCGCGCCCGACGGCAACGAGTACGACATCATGACCGACGAGATAGTGATCCTTGCTGTCGCGGACGGAGAGCGGACGTACGAGATTGCCCTCGACCGGGGAGCGTTGACCGCGTTCCTTTCCTGGGTCGAGTCACGCCCATCGGGACGTTCGATGCGCGGACGTCCGGCCTGATCGAGGCTGGAGGAGCTCGGACATACGAAAAGGGAGGCCCGAGGGCCTCCCTTTTTCGCGTTCCGGGCTTGTTATGCGCCGCCACCGGCACCGGGCTTCCAGAGCACGTCCCCACCAGGATTGGCGAGGCGGCTCATGATGAAGAGTAGATCCGAAAGACGGTTCAGGTACTTCGCCGGCAGCACGTTGGTGTCGTCCGGGCTCGCGTTCACTGCCGCCCAGGCCGAGCGCTCGGCGCGCCGGGCGATCGTCCGCGCAGAATGCAGCAGGGCGCCGAGCGGAGTCCCGCCCGGCAGGATGAAGGAATGCAGCGGCTCGAGGCGCTCGTTGAACTGGTCGCACCAGCCTTCGATCCGATCGATGTATGCCTCGGTCACGCGAAGCGGCGGGTACTTCGGATCCGGAATGACCGGAGTAGAGAGGTCCGCACCACCGTCGAAGAGGTCGTTCTGGATCTGTCGAAGGACTTCTACGATTTCTTCGGAAGGCGATCCGAGGGCGAGCGCGACACCGATGCTCGCGTTCGTTTCGTCGCAGTCGGCGTAGGCGACCAGCCGCGGATCATTCTTCGATACGCGGGAGAAGTCGCTCAGCCCGGTGGTCCCGTCATCACCGGTGCGGGTGTAGATCCGAGTCAAGTGCACAGCCATGCGGTAACGGTACCGCCCAGCCAAGGGACGCCCATGCTGGTTAGGCTGTGTCACTGTGAGTGAACGCTTTCTTGTCACTGGTGGAAACCGACTAGTCGGTGAGGTACCGGTGGGCGGTGCGAAGAACAGCGTCCTGAAGCTGATGGCCGCGACATTGTTGGCCGAGGGGACCAGCGTCATCAGCAACTGCCCCGACATCCTCGACGTACCTCTGATGGCAGAGGTGTTGCGCGGGCTTGGTTGCGAGGTCGTGCTCGATGGGTCCGTAGCGACGGTCACGACGCCGGCACAGCCGAAGTATCACGCGGACTTTGCGGCGGTCCGTCAGTTCCGTGCATCGGTGTGTGTCCTCGGGCCTCTGGTGGCGCGGTGCCGGAAGGCCGTGGTAGCGCTCCCGGGCGGTGATGCGATCGGATCTCGCCCTCTGGACATGCACCAGTCAGGATTGCGCCTGCTCGGAGCACACAGCGAGATCGAGCACGGGTGTGTCGTCGCCGAGGCCGACGATCTGCACGGCGCGAACATCCGTCTGGCGTTCCCGTCCGTGGGCGCAACCGAGAACATTCTGATGGCCGCGGTGCTCGCGAAGGGCGAGACGGTGATCGACAATGCGGCCCGCGAGCCAGAGATCGTCGATCTGTGCAACATGCTCACCCGGATGGGCGCGAAGATCGCCGGTGCCGGGTCGACGACACTGACCATTCGCGGTGTCGAGAGGTTGAATCCGACGACGCACAGGGTGATCGGCGACCGGATCGTCGCGGCAACCTGGGGGATCGCAGCAGCGATGACTCGCGGCGACGTGCTCGTACGTGGAGTCAATCCGAAGCATTTGTCGCTGGTGCTCGACAAACTTCGATCTGCGGGGTCCCAGGTAAGTGTCCAACCGGATGGTTTCCGGGTGATGCAACCGTCGCGGCCGCAGGCGGTGAACTTCGCGACGCTCCCGTACCCGGGATTTCCGACCGATCTGCAGCCGATGGCGATCGGTCTGGCTTCGATCGCCGACGGTACGTCGATGATCACCGAGAATGTGTTCGAGGCGCGTTTCCGTTTTGTCGAGGAAATGATCCGTTTGGGAGCAGACGCGCGAACTGACGGACACCACGCGGTGGTGCGCGGGGTCCCGGAGCTGTCGAGTGCTCCGGTGTGGTCGTCCGACATTCGTGCGGGTGCGGGCCTCGTGCTTGCGGGCCTGGTCGCCGATGGAATGACAGAGGTCCACGACGTCTATCACATCGACCGTGGCTATCCCCGGTTCGTGGAGGATCTGTCCGGACTCGGCGGCGACATTCGCAGGGTGAGCGATGAGGGCTGAACCAGGGGGTGTCCAGGCCGAGTCGAGGTGTGTGGGCCATCACAATTCGTCGATCGGGAAGTCCGGTCGGTTTCGGGGCAGTTGACCTGCGGGAACTTGACGTCGAACACCCATGACCAGGCGATTTGGCAATGATCGTCTGATTCGCGTAACTTATTCCAGGTCAGAGCGACACGGACACCGACCCGGGCCTGAGGGACTGGGAAAACGAGGTTGTACGGAGAGCGCCTGGCGAATCTGCTTCGACTGGTTCAGGATCTCGGATTTGCGTTCGGGTGTTGATCTGGTTAGGCTGGAACAGTTGCCCCGAAACGATGAGCCTGTGGGTTCGGAGTGGTGGTGTGCGCGTGTTCTTTGAGAACTCAACAGTGTGTCGATGAATGTCAGTGCCAATTATTTTGGTGCCCCGCATCTTTTTTGGGTGTGGGTTTGCTGATTGTTCCATTCTTCCGTCTGGGATGGTCAGCGCAATAGCTAGTTTGAGTTTTTTTGCTAGTGATTTGACTCGATGTCTATGACTGATTGGTGGCTTCGGCTGCGTAATCTAGAGTCTTCAACGGAGAGTTTGATCCTGGCTCAGGACGAACGCTGGCGGCGTGCTTAACACATGCAAGTCGAGCGGTAGGGCCCTTCGGGGTACACGAGCGGCGAACGGGTGAGTAACACGTGGGTGATCTGCCCTGCACTTCGGGATAAGCTTGGGAAACTGGGTCTAATACCGGATATGAGCCTCTACTGCATGGTGGAGGTTGGAAAGGTTTACTGGTGCAGGATGGGCCCGCGGCCTATCAGCTTGTTGGTGGGGTAATGGCCTACCAAGGCGACGACGGGTAGCCGGCCTGAGAGGGCGACCGGCCACACTGGGACTGAGACACGGCCCAGACTCCTACGGGAGGCAGCAGTGGGGAATATTGCACAATGGGCGAAAGCCTGATGCAGCGACGCCGCGTGAGGGATGACGGCCTTCGGGTTGTAAACCTCTTTCAGCAGGGACGAAGCGAGAGTGACGGTACCTGCAGAAGAAGCACCGGCCAACTACGTGCCAGCAGCCGCGGTAATACGTAGGGTGCGAGCGTTGTCCGGAATTACTGGGCGTAAAGAGCTCGTAGGCGGTTTGTCGCGTCGTCGGTGAAAACCAGCAGCTCAACTGCTGGCTTGCAGGCGATACGGGCAGACTTGAGTACTGCAGGGGAGACTGGAATTCCTGGTGTAGCGGTGAAATGCGCAGATATCAGGAGGAACACCGGTGGCGAAGGC
Protein-coding sequences here:
- the atpD gene encoding F0F1 ATP synthase subunit beta is translated as MTAAVTQTNANGADTTSGRVVRVIGPVVDVEFPRGHVPDLFNALHSEVTLPSVAKTLTLEVAQHLGDHLVRTVSMQPTDGLVRGAAVTDTGKPISVPVGDVVKGHVFNALGDCLDTPGLGRDGEQWGIHRKPPAFDQLEGKTEILETGIKVIDLLTPYVKGGKIGLFGGAGVGKTVLIQEMITRIAREFSGTSVFAGVGERTREGTDLHLEMEEMGVLQDTALVFGQMDEPPGTRMRVALSALTMAEYFRDVQGQDVLLFIDNIFRFTQAGSEVSTLLGRMPSAVGYQPTLADEMGELQERITSTRGRSITSLQAIYVPADDYTDPAPATTFAHLDATTELSRPISQMGIYPAVDPLTSTSRILEPGIVGAEHFRVANEVKRILQKYKELQDIIAILGMDELQEEDKVLVGRARRIQKFLGQNFIVAEKFTGEPGSVVPLRDTIEAFDRVCKGEFDHLPEQAFNSCGGLDDVEAAAKKIAGK
- a CDS encoding F0F1 ATP synthase subunit gamma, which encodes MASIRELRSRIKSVNSTKKITKAQELIATSRITKAQARVAASKPYAEEITKVLSELASASESLDHPLLNERENPKRAAVLVVTSDRGMCGGYNSNALKEAEELFQLLRSEGKEPVIYVLGSKGLGYYTFRGRNVGGAWTGFSQAPGYADAAKASRHLVELFMAGSGAEVEAPNGEGTIEGVDELHIVYTRFVSMLTQKPEVRRMAPLEVDYTEDHIELGEDILSNGQHEGKPGPTAVYNFEPEAGTLLSALLPKYVSTRIYSALLDSAASESAARRTAMKAATDNANELVNTLSRQANQARQAQITQEISEIVGGANALASSAGSD
- the murA gene encoding UDP-N-acetylglucosamine 1-carboxyvinyltransferase, yielding MSERFLVTGGNRLVGEVPVGGAKNSVLKLMAATLLAEGTSVISNCPDILDVPLMAEVLRGLGCEVVLDGSVATVTTPAQPKYHADFAAVRQFRASVCVLGPLVARCRKAVVALPGGDAIGSRPLDMHQSGLRLLGAHSEIEHGCVVAEADDLHGANIRLAFPSVGATENILMAAVLAKGETVIDNAAREPEIVDLCNMLTRMGAKIAGAGSTTLTIRGVERLNPTTHRVIGDRIVAATWGIAAAMTRGDVLVRGVNPKHLSLVLDKLRSAGSQVSVQPDGFRVMQPSRPQAVNFATLPYPGFPTDLQPMAIGLASIADGTSMITENVFEARFRFVEEMIRLGADARTDGHHAVVRGVPELSSAPVWSSDIRAGAGLVLAGLVADGMTEVHDVYHIDRGYPRFVEDLSGLGGDIRRVSDEG
- a CDS encoding cob(I)yrinic acid a,c-diamide adenosyltransferase — translated: MAVHLTRIYTRTGDDGTTGLSDFSRVSKNDPRLVAYADCDETNASIGVALALGSPSEEIVEVLRQIQNDLFDGGADLSTPVIPDPKYPPLRVTEAYIDRIEGWCDQFNERLEPLHSFILPGGTPLGALLHSARTIARRAERSAWAAVNASPDDTNVLPAKYLNRLSDLLFIMSRLANPGGDVLWKPGAGGGA
- a CDS encoding DUF2550 domain-containing protein, with the protein product MVVLIILVVLLAVFVAAFVYRLTVLRRGGTAAILRITPAAPGSGWRHGVVRYGEGSLVFFKLSSLRPGPDTRMNRQGIEVGVRRAPDGNEYDIMTDEIVILAVADGERTYEIALDRGALTAFLSWVESRPSGRSMRGRPA
- the atpA gene encoding F0F1 ATP synthase subunit alpha encodes the protein MAELTISSDEIRSAIENYTASYSPEASREEVGTVSDTSDGIAHITGLPSAMANELLEFPGGVLGVALNLDATEIGAVVLGDYEHIEEGQEVKRTGDVLSVPVGDAYLGRVVDPLGRPIDGLGEIETTETRALELQAASVLERQPVEEPLQTGIKAIDAMTPIGRGQRQLVIGDRKTGKTAVCVDAILNQKANWATGDPKQQVRCIYVAIGQKGSTIAGVKQALEEQGAMEYTTIVAAPASDSAGFKWLAPYTGSAIGQHWMYQGKHVLIVFDDLTKQAEAYRAISLLLRRPPGREAYPGDVFYLHSRLLERSAKLSDELGGGSLTALPIIETKANDVSAYIPTNVISITDGQVFLESDLFNKGIRPAINVGISVSRVGGAAQTKGMKKVSGSLRLELAQFRELEAFSAFASDLDAASKAQLERGQRLVELLKQDQYSPIAVEDQIVSIYLAGEGVFDSVPVADVRRFESELLEDLHRNADGVYESIKGGKALDADSTAALMAATDKFKQGFLASDGSRVVNEPEAEALDASEVGQEKVTVKRTTVSK
- a CDS encoding F0F1 ATP synthase subunit epsilon; translation: MAEMTVELVAVEQRLWSGSAKLVSAQTTEGEIGVMPGHEPVLGQLVEGGVVAITTVDGARVVAAVHGGFLSVTATTVTILAESADMAEDVDVEAAKAVLAETHDDLEAIAVAKGQLRAVERA